The Stigmatella ashevillena genomic sequence TACCGGCTCTTCGCCATGCCCAGCGGCCTGGGCAAGAGCGTGGGGCTGCCTCTGGATTTCGACGAGAGCCCCGTTGGCAAGTTCCTCCAGAAGCTGAGCGCCCAGAATCCCCACGAGCGCTTCGCCAGCGCCGAAGAGGCCCTCTCCGCGCTGACCGACGCCACCGGTCAACAGATCCCCACCGAGACGCAGGCCACGCGAGAGAGCTTTCTACAGGGCGCGCGCCTCGTGGGCCGGGAGCGGGAGCAGGCATGGATGGAGCAGTTGCTCGACCAGACGCTCACCGACCGCGGCAGCGCGTGGCTCGTAGGCGGCGAGAGCGGCGTCGGCAAGTCGCGGCTGCTGGATGAGCTGCGCACCCTGGCCCTGGTGCGCCGTGCCGTCGCCGTGCGCGGCCAGGCCGTGAGCAGCGGCGGAAGCCTCTACCATGAGTGGCGCTCGGTGCTGCGCTGGCTGGTCGTCGAAACCCAGCCGACGGACCATGAGGCCGCCGTCCTCCATCCCCTGGTGGAGGACATGGAAGCCCTGCTCGGACGGCCGGTGCAGGCCATTCCCGACCTCGAGCCGGAGGCTGCCCAAGGGCGCCTGTTCGCGGTGGTGGAGGACCTCTTCCGGCGCGTCCCCCGCCCCACGGTGCTCATCCTGGAAGATCTGCAGTGGACCCATGCGGAGTCCCTGCGCCTGCTCACCCGCATCGCCTCCCTGGCGCGCCATCTGCCCCTGCTCATCCTCGCCAGCTTCCGGGACGATGAGCGCCCGGGACTGCCCAGTGAGCTGCCCATGATGGACGTGCTCCGCCTGCCAAGGCTCAGGGCGGACGCCATCGCGGTGCTCACCGAGTCGATGATCGGCCCCGCGGGCCGCTCGCCCCAGCTCGTCGAGATGCTCCGCCGTGAGACGGAGGGCAATCCCTTCTTCCTCGTGGAGGTCGTCCGCGCGCTGGCCGAGGAGACCGGACAGCTCGACCGGATTGGCACCACGCCCCTGCCCACCAAGGTCTTCCCCGGTGGCATGCAGCAGATCATCCAGCGGCGGCTGGGCAAGCTGAACCCCGCCGCCATCGATCTGCTCCGGCTGGCCGCCGTCATCGGGCGTCAGATCGACGTGAAGGTCCTGCGCGCCTGCGCGTCCCCGCTCCACATCAACACCTGGTTGAGTGAGTGCGCGAGCGCCGCGGTGCTGGAGCCCTTCGAGGGCCAATGGCGCTTCACACACGACAAGCTGCGCGAGGGGGTGCTGGCGAACCTGCCCGCACTCGCCGAGCCGATGCTGCACCGGCGGGCCGCGGAGGCCATCGAGTCCGTCCATCCAGAGGCGGTGGGGTGGACCACCGCGCTGGCGCTCCACTGGGGCAAGGCCGGAGATCTGGAAAAGGAAGCGCGCTGGTCTCAACAGGCCGGAGAACAGGCCCTCGCGGCCTACTCCTGCATGGAGGCCATCCAGTACCTGGAACGGGCCCTGTCGCTGAGGACGCCCCCAGAGGGCGAGGCCTTGCACCTGTCCGCCCAGCAGAGCTACGCGCTGGGCCGCATCGAGGCGCTGCTGGCGGAGGCCTCGTTCCAGCTCGGGGACACAGCGCGCTGCTGCGCGCATGCCGAGAGTGCGCTGCTCTACTTCGACCGGCATGCGTCCGCCGGAGAGGCGGGCTGGAGCGAGGGCGCCATGGCGCAGATCATCCAGCGAATGGCTCTGCCCGTGCTCCCCAAGTCCTTCGACCTGGGAGCCATCGAGTCCAGCAAGCCGCCGATCGAGGCGGGGCGGTTGCTGCTGCGCCTCACCGAGATCTTCATCTACGCCCAGGACTTCCCGCGACTGCTCTGGTCCGGGATGCGAATGCTCAGCCTCTATGAGCCGCTGGGCCCTTCGCCGGAGTTGGCGCGAGGCTATGCGCTGATGGCCGTGGTGGCCTCCAGCATTCCCCAGACGCGTCACGTCGCCGAGGCATGGCTCAGCCGCGCGTTGGAGATGGTCGAAACGCTGGGAACCCCCGTCGACGTGGCGTTCGTGCTGGTCCGCCGCTCCGTCTGTGGGCTGCCCTTGGGACGTTGGCAAGAGCTCGAGGAGTGGCTCCAGCGGGCCCTGGCCCTCGCCTCCCAATTGGGGGACTTCCGGCAGGTGGAAGAAGCCTCCGGGATGCTCGCCAACGCGTGCCTCTACAATGGCCAGTACCTGCTCGCCATCGAGCTGACGAACCAGATGCAGGCATCCGCGCACCGCCGCGGCGCGGTGCAGACTCAGCACTGGGGGGCGATGATCCGCGTCGGCCCCTTGCTGCGCTTGGGCCGCTACGAGCAGGCGGTGGCGAACATGGAGCCGGAGGTTCCCTGGTTCGAGACGAGCGCCGGCACTTCGGAGCGAATCATGGGCGTGGGCTCACTCGCGCTGGCCTACCTGCGAATGGGTGACACCAAGCGCGCGCTCGAGACGGCGGCCCGGACGCTGGAGACGCTGCACACCCTCAAGCCCGTGGCGTACTGGCTCCAGAGCGGCATTGCCTCGATCGCCGAGGTGTACTTCACGCTCTGGGAGCAGGCTTCCGCCCTCCCGGCTGCCGAGCAGGAAGTGCTGGCCCAGGGGGCGAAGGCCGCGCGGCGGAGCCTGGACACGTTCTCGCAAACCTTCTCCTTCGCCCAGGCCTCCGCATGGCTGTACCGCGGGAGCGAGGCCTGGCTGTCGGGACGCCATGACGAGGCCCGCCAAGCCTGGGGTGAAGCGTTGGTGGCCGCGCAACGGTTCTCCACGCCCTTCGAGGAAGGGCAAGCCCACTTCGAGTTGGGCCGCCACCTGGAACTCCAGGATGCCGCGCGGAGGAGCCACCTGCTGAGGGCCCGGGAGATCTTCTCCGTCCTGGGTGCCAGGGGCGAGATCAGCCGGGTTCAACGGGAGCTCGATCGCTCATGAACGTCCAGGACCTCCACCAGATCGTCTGCTCCGATTGCAGAGGCAGGCTTGCCTGGAAAGGACAGCAGAGCCAGGGACATCTCTCCGAGGGCGCGTTGACCTGCGAGCGCTGCAACATGCGCTGGCCTGTGACGGACGGCCTGCCCCGCCTGTACCGCGAAGGGCAGGTGCGCGGCACCGATCGGCTGATGCGCGTCATCTACGATGGGCTGCCCTCGCTGCATGATCCGATGACCTTCTTGCTGACCCCCGTGCTCCAGGCCACCACCGAGGCCCGGCTGCGCGAGGGGTACCTGCACCGCCTCGAGCTGCGCGCCTTGCGTCCCCGCCCAGACGGACAGCCCCTCCGCCTGCTGGAGATTGGCATCGGTTCGGGCGCCAACCTCCCCCTCATCGAAAGAGAGCTGCCCCCAGGACTCGACATCGAGCTGTGGGGGATGGATCTCAGCCAGGGAATGCTCGCCGAGTGCCGCAAGCGCATCTCCAAGAAGGGACACCGGGGGGTGCGCCTGCTCATGGGGGATGCCCACACCCTGCCCTTCGCGGATCATTCCTTTGACCGGGTGTTCGAGATCGGCGGCGTGGGCGGGTACCACAATCCCCGGCGCGCCCTCGAGGAGATGGCCCGGGTGGCCCGGCCCGACACGCCCATCGTGGTGGTGGACGAGCAGCTCGACCCCACCCGCCCTCACTCCCTGGCCACGCGGGCGGCGTTCCGGCTGCTCACCTTCTACACACGCGACGCCCACTGTCCGCGGGAGCTGCTGCCGCCCGAAGCCACCGGTGTGCTCGCGGAGCAGATCACCCGCTTCTACTACTGCCTGACCTTCCGGACGCGAGACGAGCGCTCACTCACCGCCGTGGGTTGAGCACCAGATCCAGCAGCCGCAGCGTCATCCCCCCCGTGAAGTCGATGGTGGCGCCATTGAACCACACGGCCTCCTCCCCCAAGAGCACGGGAACGAAGCGGGCCACCTCCTCCACCGTGCACATCCTGCCGATCGGGTTCATCTTCTGGTGCGCGCCGTTCAGGTCCGCCAGGGCCT encodes the following:
- a CDS encoding serine/threonine-protein kinase is translated as MQSGNAKDIEAPPQVSAEIVGRRYHIMEVVGRGGMGTVYQAKDRLAGVVALKRLHRSVEEIAHTTQRHLSSKNTQPDIALGLADEFKVLTSLHHPHVISVLDYGFDDQQRPYYTMDLLTGAQTITEAGKNQPHEVRVRLLAQVLQALAYMHRWGVIHRDLKPANVLVVDGQVKVLDFGLALAREGMDQRRTVGSPGFVAPELFENRAASAASDLYSLGMIAYRLFAMPSGLGKSVGLPLDFDESPVGKFLQKLSAQNPHERFASAEEALSALTDATGQQIPTETQATRESFLQGARLVGREREQAWMEQLLDQTLTDRGSAWLVGGESGVGKSRLLDELRTLALVRRAVAVRGQAVSSGGSLYHEWRSVLRWLVVETQPTDHEAAVLHPLVEDMEALLGRPVQAIPDLEPEAAQGRLFAVVEDLFRRVPRPTVLILEDLQWTHAESLRLLTRIASLARHLPLLILASFRDDERPGLPSELPMMDVLRLPRLRADAIAVLTESMIGPAGRSPQLVEMLRRETEGNPFFLVEVVRALAEETGQLDRIGTTPLPTKVFPGGMQQIIQRRLGKLNPAAIDLLRLAAVIGRQIDVKVLRACASPLHINTWLSECASAAVLEPFEGQWRFTHDKLREGVLANLPALAEPMLHRRAAEAIESVHPEAVGWTTALALHWGKAGDLEKEARWSQQAGEQALAAYSCMEAIQYLERALSLRTPPEGEALHLSAQQSYALGRIEALLAEASFQLGDTARCCAHAESALLYFDRHASAGEAGWSEGAMAQIIQRMALPVLPKSFDLGAIESSKPPIEAGRLLLRLTEIFIYAQDFPRLLWSGMRMLSLYEPLGPSPELARGYALMAVVASSIPQTRHVAEAWLSRALEMVETLGTPVDVAFVLVRRSVCGLPLGRWQELEEWLQRALALASQLGDFRQVEEASGMLANACLYNGQYLLAIELTNQMQASAHRRGAVQTQHWGAMIRVGPLLRLGRYEQAVANMEPEVPWFETSAGTSERIMGVGSLALAYLRMGDTKRALETAARTLETLHTLKPVAYWLQSGIASIAEVYFTLWEQASALPAAEQEVLAQGAKAARRSLDTFSQTFSFAQASAWLYRGSEAWLSGRHDEARQAWGEALVAAQRFSTPFEEGQAHFELGRHLELQDAARRSHLLRAREIFSVLGARGEISRVQRELDRS
- a CDS encoding methyltransferase domain-containing protein, which translates into the protein MNVQDLHQIVCSDCRGRLAWKGQQSQGHLSEGALTCERCNMRWPVTDGLPRLYREGQVRGTDRLMRVIYDGLPSLHDPMTFLLTPVLQATTEARLREGYLHRLELRALRPRPDGQPLRLLEIGIGSGANLPLIERELPPGLDIELWGMDLSQGMLAECRKRISKKGHRGVRLLMGDAHTLPFADHSFDRVFEIGGVGGYHNPRRALEEMARVARPDTPIVVVDEQLDPTRPHSLATRAAFRLLTFYTRDAHCPRELLPPEATGVLAEQITRFYYCLTFRTRDERSLTAVG